The sequence atttataagaaaaaatatttcacatttgcttctgaaaattgaaaaatacattttcatttaattaaacgaaAGACAGATGGGGCGCTCAGAATATTATAGAGAAGGGAACAATGGCAAGGCACCAAAACAAAGGCGAATGCAAATTCCCAGTGGTGTACGAAGCAATTTGTATATTTGACTTATAAAGAAAAAGACGCGTCGTTTCGCACTATAGGGAATTTACATTTGCTTTTGTTGCTTTACTATAATGTTCCCGCGCTCTATCTGCctcttgttttaaattttgagtATTAACTGATGGTTATTTTTGTAGGTTATACCATTTCCCAGTATAGAAGAGCTGAAGACACATACTGCATTACCCAGCATCGTTTTCCCATCAGATCATATTTCTATTATAGCAGACTTgcaatttaaatagattatgaataaattaaatttcatttacacAATGTCTTTtactttagaaaataattatctatactaatattatgaatttgtcTGACTATCGGTTACGCTTTCACAGCCATTCCACTGAACTgtattagatgaaatttggtacgaagcttttttacttttcttaacCTGACGACTTTGTCATAAGTTGTATTAAAAAGTTAggattaatatcataatattaccaTAGTCCTACACTTATTTTTCAATGGGAAttccaatattttatacaacacaatatcataatattcatttataaaaaaaatgttttaggcCGACTATTGGCATTCCtaaaagtaggcaacgaatgAAGGAACCTAATGAAAGAATGTACAAATAGTACCACCtttgttatgttaaaaaatattttaaattaaatttaaaaaggtgTTCTTTGGTAAAttcttctatataaaaataaaataaagaatgcacattataaaataaatatatcttgaaaaattattaattgtgaaactggtagagTTAGCAGTCGCAGCTCCCAATTGaccttgaataataataataataagctcaTAAATAGTGAACGGTAAGTAAAGCATTCTAGTTTTGCAGTctcttatttcttatataatggTTGTCGAGTTTTTGATCGAAGAAAATGTCAGAGTATGTAATACAAACTTAATTTTACCAtagtatataactaataattagaTAGCCATTACATATTAAGAAAACTCCTGATCTGTAGGATAATTTTGTAAGggtaataaattcaattattgattcAACTTATTATGCAAAATCTTCTTACCTGATAATACGGTAAAGTCGTTCCAATTTTTAAATCTAGTAGTTTTTCGGACCCCAACAACCATAGGTCAATCTTAAGATGGTTTGCCCATCagcaaatatttgataaaaataccttaaatcAATTATGAGCTTACTTTCATTGAcacaatctgcttcatagaaaacaatttagaTTTACTTGGGCACGATAATCGACGCAGGTATCGATAATCGAGCTTATTACGGAAATCTATGAAACCTGGGACTTGGGAGTCATACTATGCCTTTGGGATTTAAGAGAGAAGTCAATACATACATGAATTTTTTAGAGAACAAACATAAAGAAAACAGCTACAGTACGACGATGCAAACAAAATTatctctatatatattaaataaactgtaaAAGCTGACGACTTATTAATGGCGAATCGAAACATCCAGTTTAGTTGGCAATATTTTTTGGCCTTACGTTGATATCTGTTTGCGATGGATTGGCATTGGCGAGTTAACTGGTGTACGACTGGTTGATAAGAAAGAGTTCCTTGAGTATGAAATTTTCACCTCCTagctatttatttgttatatatgtacttatacatAAACATGATTGGTTTTCTTTCGCCGGATCTTCTCAAGtccgcttttataatatttgattgaatttacGAATTTGAATTCATGTTTCTGGTAACAGTTAATTATTTGTAGCTTAGGATAACTAAAacacatattattttacttatgatACAAAATTTAGCCTCTTAACTTAAATCAGTgaaaatatacgaaatatttatattaatttaaaatacgaaaagaAAAGAATAGCGtccatacatttaatatttgatttatattgtatttttattaacaatttaacacTTATTAACTATTTCTCATTATCTGTGCTCTGTTTTGGTGTCAAATTTATACTGACAAGTGGCAACTGACTGACAGCAGTTTGCTAATAAATGCAGGTATTTTATTActgtacataatacatataggACTATAGGTGCCTACTACCTGGTGTATTGTGTATCTTTATGACTTATTCTCATTTCTTTTGTCTCCTTTGATTATTGCACGCAGTAAGTTTCGTCTATTtggtatattaagtattaaaacatGTTGAAATTGTGTAATCAACCAAATTTTAAACCATGTAATCAAAAGTATGTCAAGAATACGTTTTTTGGTAagttcagaatattttttttggtgtgCGCTTATGCTTATAAATAACTGTAAACAATGATGTGTTGATGTTGCTATATAAACAGGTATTGTAACTTGTATGGAAATTTCCGTTATGATTACACGTAGATGAGCGTCGATAAGTAATTATATgccttttataaaaagttttatgttttctttGATAGGTGGCAATGCTCAAATCGGCAAGCCTATTCACAATACGCCATCAGTAAAATATCCTCAAGTTGCATCTCTCAAGCTGCCTACAAATGTTGTTAACATAAATGAAGCTGAAATGGCTAGATTTTCTCCTTTAAGGGAAAGAGATTTATTAGGACCTGTTATAAATGCTTATAACATAAAGCAGGAGAGGCCCGTATTTGATATAACTCTACAGTATGAtccacatattaataaatatgactgcAGAGGTGCTGTTAGTTTGTCATCATCCATGCAGAGTAATGTTCCAAGTCCATTTAGCGGCAACCACACTCATTTGAACATGCCAGGATCACAGTGGGGTCAAGGGTATAAGTATTTATCCGACCACCTGCAGAATGCTCATTACCTCACTTTAAGAAATGAATATCGTGGAAAATTGTACAATAAAGGtatagtttatacatatatctatttttatttaggaaaaagttaatttttagagttattttttattaagtttataattagtaaatatttgtacacAAGGGTTAAACAGcagtttttttagtttttatcattaatgttaaaaacatcaaaaaacttttgttcataatatatttttaatattaattatgaattaagcATAGGGTGGgtaaatattttcagtatttttttagaattaaaatttattattagaataagaACTTATGTTGCATcatggaatataaaataagtttaacaagACATTAATTGCTTTTGTGGGGTATTttcttatcattattaatacaaaaacataaataaaggagatttttatttgctaacagcttaattgcttatttaatattgataagttaatgttaatttcataatgtatatttgtCCAAAGCATAGTTATAACAATTGGAGCAAGGAACATGAGCACAGACAACAGTCCTCCATTGAGTgctaaagaaaaattaaaaaaagctgtCAAAGATTATGGTTCAACCGTTATAGTATTTCATGTAACAATATCTCTTCTGTCTCTGGGTGGATGTTACATCCTTGTTTCTAGGTATGTGGTGTTGTAAATAATGGCCTATTAAATTGTACTATTCATTTCGAAATTagctttttttgtatttattatatgctaaaaaacattaaaactatttttgtaaagGGTATTGCTTATTTtgccattttaaattaaaccaaaatttcactataaaaataaaaaatgatgataTA comes from Vanessa atalanta chromosome 3, ilVanAtal1.2, whole genome shotgun sequence and encodes:
- the LOC125076977 gene encoding uncharacterized protein LOC125076977, whose product is MLKLCNQPNFKPCNQKYVKNTFFGGNAQIGKPIHNTPSVKYPQVASLKLPTNVVNINEAEMARFSPLRERDLLGPVINAYNIKQERPVFDITLQYDPHINKYDCRGAVSLSSSMQSNVPSPFSGNHTHLNMPGSQWGQGYKYLSDHLQNAHYLTLRNEYRGKLYNKVITIGARNMSTDNSPPLSAKEKLKKAVKDYGSTVIVFHVTISLLSLGGCYILVSSGVDVMAILKYFNIGEGALLNAVTSNAGTFVIAYGVHKIFAPARIAMTLTATPFIVRYLRNIGFLKPNNGIGGGK